The following nucleotide sequence is from Streptomyces pactum.
CTGCTGCGCGCCGCCGGCGACCGGGTACGGCTGCGGCTCGGCGAGGAGGTGACCGGCGTGCTCACCGAAGGCTCCGGCAAGATCCGGGGGGTGCGGACCGCCTCCGGACCGGTCCACGCACCCCACGTGGTCAATGCCGCCGGCACCTGGGGGGCCGAACTCGCCCGCCTCGCCGGTACCGAGCTGCCCGTCCTGCCCCGCCGGGGGTTCGTCCTCGTCACCGAGCCGCTGCCTCGGGTGGTGCGCCACAAGGTCTACGCGGCGGACTACGTCGCCGACGTGGCCAGCGGCTCCGCGGCGCTCCAGACCTCGGCGGTGGTCGAGGGCACCCCGGCCGGACCGGTCCTCATCGGCGCCAGCCGGGAGCGGGTCGGCTACGACCGCACGCTGTCGGTGGAGGTGCTGCGGCGCCTCGCCGTCCAGGCCACGGCGCTGTTCCCGGTGCTGGCCGGGGTGCGGGTCATGCGGACCTACCCCGGCTTCCGCCCCTACCTGCCGGACCATCTGCCCGCCATCGGCCCCGACCCGCGGGTCCCCGGACTGCTGCACGCCTGCGGCCACGAAGGGGCGGGGATCGGGCTGGCACCGGCGACGGGACTGATCGTGGCCCGGTCCCTGACCGGTGGCGACCAGCCGCTGGACATCACGCCGTTCCGCCCGGAGCGGTTCCAGGGCGCAGGTGGCGGGCTCTCCGGCCCGTCCGCCGCCTGAGCGGACCAGGGCCCGGGGTGGAGGCACCCACCCGGCGGGAGCCGCGCACCGAGCCCCGCCGGGAGGGGCTGACCGGGGGACGGAAACCGCCGGTGGCCCCCACCGCGCACGCATGGACACGAACCGCGCAACGCGTACACGAGAGGAGGCCCACCGTGGCCCGAACCCCCGCCGACCTCGTCGGGGCAGACCCCGATCCGCCGTTCGAGATCACCATGGACGGGCGCACCGTGACTGCGCTGCCCGGCCAGTCCGTCGCGGCCGCGCTCTGGGCCGCCGGCATCCTCGCCTGGCGCACCACCCGCAACGGCGGCCGCCCGCGGGGGGCGTTCTGCGGCATCGGGCAGTGTTACGACTGCCTCGCCACGATCAACGGCGAGCCCAACCGCCGGGCCTGCCTGGTTCCGGCCCGCCCGGGCGACGCCATCACCACCCAGGAAGGACACGGACGTGCCGGTCTCGGTGTCTGAACCGTAC
It contains:
- a CDS encoding (2Fe-2S)-binding protein, with product MARTPADLVGADPDPPFEITMDGRTVTALPGQSVAAALWAAGILAWRTTRNGGRPRGAFCGIGQCYDCLATINGEPNRRACLVPARPGDAITTQEGHGRAGLGV
- a CDS encoding NAD(P)/FAD-dependent oxidoreductase, coding for MLTRNSADVIVVGAGVVGAACAYYAARSGLSVTVLDRGPVAGGTTGAGEGNLLVSDKEPGPELDLALLSTRMWCELAGELPPGIEYEPKGGLVIASDEAKLAALRVFAAAQHKAGVTAEEIAGDRLRDLEPHLAPGLAGGFHYPQDAQVMPALAAAHLLRAAGDRVRLRLGEEVTGVLTEGSGKIRGVRTASGPVHAPHVVNAAGTWGAELARLAGTELPVLPRRGFVLVTEPLPRVVRHKVYAADYVADVASGSAALQTSAVVEGTPAGPVLIGASRERVGYDRTLSVEVLRRLAVQATALFPVLAGVRVMRTYPGFRPYLPDHLPAIGPDPRVPGLLHACGHEGAGIGLAPATGLIVARSLTGGDQPLDITPFRPERFQGAGGGLSGPSAA